In bacterium, a single genomic region encodes these proteins:
- a CDS encoding DUF1611 domain-containing protein yields the protein MAARRVVRWVIHGANPDRGLSTVEWPRFFRYLRAVHVRRPRAVGVRPAEAVGGARRTRGGRVDLSRAVYLILAEGAFSLHGAKTASSAIRYFPERVVAVVDSTQAGRTVGEVLGFGGDSPIVASLKEGLAAAVRRPTALLIGVAPRGGRLPQEWVDVVARAADLGLDLVSGLHDFLADVPAIRGAAERAGVAIVDLRRPPTDLPVSTGRAREVEAFTVLTVGTDCNIGKMTAALEIRRGLEQAGARVAFAPTGQTGILIEGWGIAVDAVIADFIAGAAERLVLEGARRAGPDGIVLVEGQGSLVHPAYSGVTLGLLHGTMPDAMILCHEPTRQRIRSDGVYDFVRMPTLAEAVRMNEAAVDPLRPARVIGISLKTSDLPEDEARRAIQRATEETGLPATDPVRFGPGPLVEAILEAARQKRRAGARATVPQQA from the coding sequence ATGGCGGCGAGGCGGGTCGTACGGTGGGTGATCCACGGGGCGAACCCTGACCGCGGCCTCTCGACCGTCGAGTGGCCGCGGTTTTTTCGATATCTACGGGCTGTGCACGTCCGGCGCCCGCGGGCCGTGGGCGTGCGGCCGGCGGAGGCGGTGGGCGGCGCCCGACGAACGCGAGGAGGCAGAGTGGACCTGTCGCGTGCGGTGTACCTGATCCTGGCGGAGGGAGCGTTCAGCCTGCACGGTGCGAAGACGGCGTCGTCGGCGATCCGCTACTTCCCGGAGCGCGTGGTCGCGGTCGTGGATTCGACCCAGGCCGGTCGCACCGTCGGCGAGGTGCTGGGCTTCGGGGGCGACAGCCCGATCGTGGCCTCGCTGAAGGAGGGGCTCGCGGCTGCCGTCCGGCGTCCGACGGCGCTGCTGATCGGCGTCGCGCCGCGGGGTGGCCGTCTCCCGCAGGAGTGGGTGGACGTGGTGGCGCGCGCGGCGGACCTCGGCCTCGACCTCGTGTCCGGGCTCCACGACTTCCTCGCGGACGTCCCCGCCATCCGCGGGGCGGCCGAGCGCGCTGGCGTGGCGATCGTGGACCTCCGCCGCCCGCCCACGGACCTCCCGGTCTCCACGGGTCGCGCGCGGGAGGTGGAGGCGTTCACGGTCCTGACCGTCGGCACGGACTGCAACATCGGGAAGATGACGGCCGCGCTCGAGATCCGGCGGGGGCTCGAGCAGGCGGGCGCTCGGGTCGCGTTCGCGCCGACCGGCCAGACCGGCATCCTGATCGAGGGCTGGGGGATCGCGGTGGACGCCGTCATCGCGGACTTCATCGCGGGCGCCGCCGAGCGGCTCGTCCTGGAGGGCGCGCGGCGCGCGGGGCCGGACGGGATCGTGCTGGTCGAGGGCCAGGGCTCGCTGGTCCACCCGGCCTACTCCGGCGTGACGCTGGGCCTCCTGCACGGCACGATGCCGGACGCCATGATCCTGTGCCACGAGCCGACGCGTCAACGCATCCGCAGCGACGGCGTCTACGACTTCGTCCGCATGCCCACCCTCGCCGAGGCGGTGAGGATGAACGAAGCGGCGGTCGACCCGCTGCGGCCCGCGCGGGTCATCGGCATCTCCCTCAAGACCAGCGATCTGCCCGAAGACGAGGCGAGGCGTGCCATCCAACGCGCCACCGAGGAGACGGGGCTGCCCGCCACGGACCCCGTGCGCTTCGGCCCCGGGCCGCTGGTGGAGGCGATCCTGGAGGCCGCCCGGCAGAAGCGCCGCGCCGGCGCGCGGGCGACCGTGCCGCAGCAGGCGTGA
- the lon gene encoding endopeptidase La, producing MSERLTLPVLPLRETVIFPGVAVPISAGRPGTIEAIQKALEGNHDMFAVCQRENVDEVKPDVLHQVGTIVRLVQVQRTRGGVQLLIQGQARALALSYAPAGQAMLEAVVRPLVEQQPLDDKNEAFVALDRELRDRAAELGRRRGIPPDALAQLVQGVESSGAFADLVAFYLDVPAQQKQVFLEMTDIEERMRKVLVAVERELLRLEMQEEIQQRVQEELGEKQREMVLREQMKQIQKELGEDDQASELEELRQRLEALELPEEARKEVEREFHRLERTHPQSAEYQVLRSYLDWICELPWNTRTEDRIDLAEAEQVLEEDHYGLEDVKDRVLEFLAVRKLQMEKAAAEAAAAAASPGSEAGAPGSGATPLGSEEQEAGTPEPAAAQPAAAEAEAGAPEAQAPSSAAEPGAQAGAEPSAEAGAEPGGGEAASEPGTAEGRAEAGEAAAEPGEAGKAAARSRAVGRGPILLFVGPPGVGKTSIAKSIARALGRKYVRIALGGVRDEADIRGHRRTYVGAMPGRIIQGLRQAGTKNPVFLLDEVDKLGVSLQGDPAAALLEVLDPAQNHAFVDHYLGIPFDLSEVLFIATANWRDQIPAPLLDRMEMVEFSGYTEQEKLEIAKRYLLPRQREESGLSEEQLQVTDAAIERVISSYTREAGVRQLERELGRLARKAARKIAAGETDRVVIDAADVQPLIGRPRVHPERAAVEDAVGVATGMYYTPMGGDIMFVEASVSPGKDALILTGQLGDVMKESARAALTYARTHHDALGIPEEKLKDVEIHIHVPAGAVPKDGPSAGVTMATALVSALSGRPVRHDIAMTGEVTLTGRVLPIGGVKEKVLGAYRAGIRNVILPRDNEPDLEDLPEEVRNEMQFHLVSSLGEVLALSLRGASLHEGSLIFPEAGVPTPAGRFPAAGPLLNRGQDAAEEAHGEALRSGVGR from the coding sequence ATGTCCGAGCGACTGACCCTTCCCGTGCTGCCGTTGCGGGAAACGGTGATCTTCCCCGGTGTGGCGGTGCCGATCAGCGCCGGCCGGCCAGGGACGATCGAGGCCATCCAGAAGGCGCTGGAAGGGAACCACGACATGTTCGCGGTCTGCCAGCGCGAGAACGTGGACGAGGTGAAGCCGGACGTGCTGCACCAGGTCGGCACCATCGTACGCCTGGTACAGGTCCAGCGGACGCGCGGCGGCGTGCAGCTCCTGATCCAGGGTCAGGCTCGTGCGTTGGCTCTGTCGTACGCGCCGGCCGGCCAGGCGATGCTCGAGGCCGTGGTCCGGCCGCTGGTCGAACAGCAGCCGCTGGATGACAAGAACGAGGCCTTCGTCGCCCTCGACCGCGAGCTGCGGGATCGGGCGGCGGAGCTGGGTCGGCGCCGCGGGATTCCGCCGGACGCCCTGGCACAGCTCGTCCAGGGCGTGGAGTCGTCCGGCGCGTTCGCAGACCTGGTGGCGTTCTACCTCGATGTTCCGGCGCAGCAGAAGCAGGTGTTCCTCGAGATGACGGACATCGAGGAGCGCATGCGCAAGGTCCTGGTCGCCGTCGAGCGCGAGCTGCTCCGGCTGGAGATGCAGGAGGAGATCCAGCAGCGGGTGCAGGAGGAGCTCGGCGAGAAGCAGCGCGAGATGGTGCTGCGCGAGCAGATGAAGCAGATCCAGAAGGAGCTGGGCGAGGACGACCAGGCCAGCGAACTGGAGGAGCTGCGCCAGCGCCTGGAGGCGCTGGAGCTGCCGGAGGAGGCCCGCAAGGAGGTGGAGCGCGAGTTCCACCGCCTCGAGCGGACGCATCCGCAGTCGGCCGAGTACCAGGTCCTGCGCAGCTACCTGGACTGGATCTGCGAGCTGCCGTGGAACACCCGGACCGAGGACCGGATCGACCTCGCCGAGGCGGAGCAGGTCCTGGAGGAGGACCACTACGGCCTGGAGGACGTGAAGGACCGGGTCCTGGAGTTCCTGGCCGTGCGGAAGCTCCAGATGGAGAAGGCCGCGGCCGAGGCCGCGGCGGCTGCCGCTTCGCCGGGCTCCGAGGCCGGGGCTCCGGGCTCCGGGGCTACGCCTCTGGGCTCGGAGGAGCAGGAGGCCGGCACACCGGAACCGGCTGCGGCGCAGCCCGCCGCAGCCGAGGCGGAAGCCGGCGCCCCCGAGGCGCAGGCCCCGTCCAGTGCAGCGGAGCCCGGTGCCCAGGCGGGTGCGGAGCCGAGCGCCGAGGCCGGCGCGGAGCCCGGCGGCGGCGAAGCCGCTTCTGAGCCCGGCACGGCCGAAGGGCGCGCGGAGGCCGGCGAGGCCGCTGCGGAGCCCGGCGAAGCCGGCAAGGCGGCCGCTCGCAGCCGCGCCGTCGGCCGCGGGCCGATCCTGCTGTTCGTGGGTCCGCCGGGCGTGGGCAAGACGTCCATCGCCAAGTCCATCGCCCGGGCGCTCGGCCGCAAGTACGTGCGCATCGCCCTGGGCGGCGTGCGTGACGAGGCGGACATCCGCGGGCACCGCCGGACGTACGTCGGCGCGATGCCGGGCCGGATCATCCAGGGTCTCCGCCAGGCGGGCACGAAGAACCCCGTGTTCCTGCTGGACGAGGTGGACAAGCTGGGCGTGAGCCTGCAGGGCGACCCGGCGGCGGCGCTGCTCGAGGTGCTGGACCCGGCGCAGAACCACGCGTTCGTGGACCACTACCTGGGCATCCCGTTCGACCTCTCGGAGGTCCTGTTCATCGCCACGGCGAACTGGCGCGACCAGATCCCTGCTCCGCTGCTCGACCGGATGGAGATGGTCGAGTTCTCGGGTTATACCGAGCAGGAGAAGCTGGAGATCGCCAAGCGTTACCTGTTGCCGCGGCAGCGGGAGGAGAGCGGCCTCTCCGAGGAACAGCTCCAGGTGACGGATGCGGCGATCGAGCGCGTGATCAGCTCGTACACCCGTGAGGCGGGCGTGCGTCAGCTCGAGCGTGAGCTCGGCCGGCTGGCGCGCAAGGCGGCGCGCAAGATCGCGGCGGGCGAGACCGACCGGGTCGTGATCGACGCGGCGGACGTGCAGCCGCTGATCGGGCGGCCGCGGGTGCACCCGGAGCGCGCCGCGGTGGAGGACGCCGTCGGCGTCGCCACGGGGATGTACTACACGCCCATGGGCGGCGACATCATGTTCGTCGAGGCGAGCGTCTCGCCGGGCAAGGACGCGCTGATCCTCACGGGTCAGCTCGGCGACGTCATGAAGGAGAGCGCGCGGGCCGCGTTGACGTACGCGCGCACGCACCACGACGCGCTGGGCATCCCGGAGGAGAAGCTCAAGGACGTGGAGATCCACATCCACGTGCCCGCGGGCGCGGTGCCGAAGGACGGCCCGTCCGCCGGTGTGACCATGGCCACGGCGCTGGTCTCGGCGCTGTCCGGCCGCCCCGTGCGCCACGACATCGCCATGACGGGCGAGGTCACGCTGACCGGGCGTGTGCTGCCGATCGGCGGCGTGAAGGAGAAGGTCCTGGGCGCGTACCGCGCGGGCATCCGCAACGTGATCCTGCCGCGGGACAACGAGCCCGACCTGGAGGACCTGCCGGAGGAGGTGCGGAACGAGATGCAGTTCCACCTCGTCTCCTCGCTGGGCGAGGTCCTGGCGCTCTCGCTGCGCGGCGCGAGCCTGCACGAGGGCAGCCTGATCTTCCCCGAGGCGGGCGTGCCGACGCCGGCGGGCCGCTTCCCCGCGGCCGGTCCGCTCCTGAACCGCGGTCAGGACGCGGCGGAGGAGGCGCACGGCGAGGCGCTGCGGAGCGGCGTCGGCCGCTGA
- a CDS encoding NAD(P)-dependent oxidoreductase, which produces MAEERARGGPGGQQQQWPGTESELRPPADHGEESYRGAGKLEGRAALITGGDSGIGRAVAIAFAREGADVAIAYYNEHDDARETVRWIREAGRRALAFDGDLRDREHCRDVVERTAAEFGRLDILVNNAAFQWETRDIADLTPEQLEQTFRTNVFAYIWMAQFALEHMGEGGVIINTGSVTGLEGHAGLIDYAASKGAIHVFTKSLAQAVAHRGIRVNCVAPGPVWTPLIPSTFSAEHVAEFGADTLWQRPAQPAEIAPTYVFLASADSRFYSGEIFAPTGRTTTR; this is translated from the coding sequence CTGGCGGAGGAGCGGGCGCGCGGCGGGCCGGGAGGGCAGCAGCAACAGTGGCCGGGCACGGAGTCCGAGCTGCGGCCGCCGGCGGATCACGGTGAAGAGAGCTACCGGGGTGCGGGCAAGCTCGAGGGTCGCGCTGCCCTGATCACCGGCGGCGACAGCGGCATCGGTCGCGCCGTCGCCATCGCGTTCGCCCGCGAGGGGGCCGACGTGGCGATCGCCTACTACAACGAGCACGACGACGCGCGCGAGACCGTGCGCTGGATCCGCGAGGCCGGTCGCCGCGCGCTCGCGTTCGACGGCGACCTCCGCGACCGCGAGCACTGTCGCGACGTCGTCGAGCGCACGGCCGCGGAGTTCGGCCGGCTGGACATCCTGGTCAACAACGCCGCGTTCCAGTGGGAGACCCGGGACATCGCGGACCTCACGCCCGAGCAGCTCGAGCAGACGTTCCGCACGAACGTCTTCGCGTACATCTGGATGGCGCAGTTCGCGCTGGAGCACATGGGCGAGGGCGGCGTGATCATCAACACCGGGTCGGTCACGGGGCTGGAGGGCCACGCCGGCCTCATTGACTACGCAGCGTCCAAGGGCGCGATCCACGTGTTCACCAAGTCGCTGGCCCAGGCCGTGGCGCACCGTGGGATCCGCGTGAACTGCGTGGCGCCCGGGCCGGTCTGGACGCCGTTGATCCCGTCCACCTTCAGCGCCGAGCACGTCGCCGAGTTCGGGGCGGACACGCTGTGGCAGCGGCCGGCGCAGCCCGCCGAGATCGCGCCCACGTACGTCTTCCTCGCCTCCGCGGACTCGCGCTTCTACTCCGGCGAGATCTTCGCGCCGACCGGGCGGACGACGACGCGGTAG
- a CDS encoding SURF1 family protein, which translates to MASSASAHISSAPPVPAGTRSGVAGTPQRGTSDPTGGSVAPLSITRAGVAGTVLALVVALVCVRLGIWQLDRLEQRRQSNAAIAERLSGATVTLRDMPQDTVGLLYRTVEVEGRYDIARSIVLRGRAHEGMPGVHVFTPLRLPNGSAILVNRGWVPSPDAATIDLDALPPPASDRVRGIALPFHADGVAVVDRNDFRVTWTILDLAALRQQFPYPLASFFVQALPTDAGAGTLPRPLPPPELDDGPHLGYAIQWFAFATIAVVGWASLVLRRSAQRSRP; encoded by the coding sequence CTGGCCTCGTCTGCGTCTGCGCACATCTCCAGTGCACCGCCCGTGCCCGCCGGAACCCGGAGCGGCGTGGCCGGTACTCCGCAACGCGGAACCAGCGACCCAACAGGAGGATCTGTGGCGCCGCTCTCCATCACACGCGCCGGCGTGGCCGGCACCGTGCTCGCGCTGGTCGTCGCGCTGGTGTGCGTGCGACTCGGCATCTGGCAGCTCGATCGGCTCGAACAACGCAGACAGTCCAACGCCGCGATCGCCGAGCGGCTGAGCGGCGCGACGGTCACGCTGCGGGACATGCCCCAGGACACCGTCGGCCTGCTGTACCGGACCGTCGAGGTCGAGGGGCGGTACGACATCGCGCGCAGCATCGTCCTGCGCGGCCGGGCGCACGAGGGCATGCCTGGCGTCCACGTCTTCACGCCGCTGCGGCTGCCCAACGGGAGCGCGATCCTGGTCAACCGCGGCTGGGTCCCCTCGCCGGACGCCGCGACCATTGACCTGGACGCGCTGCCGCCGCCCGCCTCCGATCGGGTGCGCGGGATCGCCCTGCCGTTCCACGCAGACGGCGTGGCGGTCGTGGATCGGAACGACTTCCGCGTGACCTGGACGATCCTGGACCTCGCCGCGCTGCGCCAGCAGTTCCCCTACCCGCTGGCGAGCTTCTTCGTGCAGGCGCTGCCCACGGACGCCGGCGCCGGCACGCTGCCGCGGCCGCTCCCGCCGCCGGAGCTGGATGACGGCCCGCACCTCGGCTACGCCATCCAGTGGTTCGCGTTCGCCACCATCGCGGTCGTGGGCTGGGCCTCTCTCGTGCTGCGGCGCTCCGCGCAGCGATCGCGCCCGTGA
- a CDS encoding GntR family transcriptional regulator produces the protein MRSSRGTNDTALGVVPRGERVNRAYQQLRELIVRGRLAPGTRIIETEIAMRLGVSRTPVRSALQRLQQEGYIVVSGGGRQSRPTVAPLTKEDARELFHIVAAMESLAGRLAAELPKGPRMLLVDALKRCNAELAEAASSPRSDENRVFDLDFGFHRMYVEAAAGPRLLALHDAIKPQAERYERLYISALMDEIQTSVAEHAAIIAGIEAGDGRAAQLAVETNWRNAAERLARVIESMGERGSW, from the coding sequence ATGCGTTCCAGCCGCGGGACGAACGACACGGCCCTGGGCGTCGTGCCCAGGGGCGAGCGTGTCAACCGGGCGTATCAGCAGCTCCGCGAACTGATCGTGCGCGGTCGGCTGGCACCCGGAACGCGGATCATCGAAACGGAGATCGCGATGCGGCTCGGCGTGAGCCGCACGCCGGTGCGGAGCGCGCTCCAGCGGCTCCAGCAGGAAGGCTACATCGTGGTTTCGGGGGGCGGGCGTCAGTCGCGGCCGACCGTGGCGCCGCTCACGAAGGAGGATGCCCGGGAGCTGTTCCACATTGTGGCTGCGATGGAGTCGTTGGCCGGGCGGCTCGCCGCGGAGTTGCCCAAGGGACCCCGGATGTTGCTGGTGGATGCGCTCAAGCGTTGCAACGCCGAGCTGGCGGAGGCCGCGTCCTCGCCGCGGTCCGACGAGAACCGGGTGTTCGATCTGGATTTCGGCTTCCACCGGATGTACGTCGAGGCCGCTGCCGGCCCGCGCCTCCTCGCCCTGCACGACGCGATCAAGCCGCAGGCCGAGCGCTACGAGCGCCTCTACATCAGCGCGCTCATGGACGAGATCCAGACCTCGGTCGCCGAGCATGCCGCGATCATCGCCGGCATCGAGGCCGGCGACGGGCGCGCCGCACAGCTCGCGGTGGAGACGAACTGGCGCAACGCGGCGGAACGCCTGGCTCGGGTGATCGAGAGCATGGGGGAGCGCGGGAGCTGGTGA
- a CDS encoding transcriptional regulator has product MAVTSAFALAAHAVALLAFRGENGATSALIAASASTHPARVRRVLGMLVRAGIVSGREGAGGGYVLARSPDEITLAEVFDATRGEGSLLPLHPRPPNEKCPIGAGITATLVAVDEAMDEALRTVLAARTVSWLTRQALAAAMRGTDGEAPALTNVVSKD; this is encoded by the coding sequence ATGGCCGTCACGAGCGCTTTCGCACTCGCAGCCCACGCCGTAGCGCTCCTCGCCTTCCGCGGAGAGAACGGCGCGACGAGCGCGCTGATCGCAGCGAGCGCCAGCACGCATCCGGCGCGCGTGCGGCGCGTGCTGGGCATGCTGGTCCGCGCAGGGATCGTGAGCGGGCGGGAAGGTGCGGGGGGCGGCTACGTGCTGGCCAGGTCGCCGGACGAGATCACGCTGGCGGAGGTGTTCGATGCCACCCGGGGCGAGGGCTCGCTGCTGCCGCTGCATCCGCGGCCGCCGAACGAGAAGTGCCCGATCGGCGCCGGGATCACCGCGACGCTGGTCGCCGTGGATGAGGCCATGGACGAGGCGTTGCGCACCGTGCTGGCGGCCCGCACGGTGAGCTGGCTGACCCGTCAGGCGTTGGCCGCGGCGATGCGCGGGACGGACGGGGAGGCGCCTGCCCTCACGAACGTCGTCAGCAAGGATTGA
- a CDS encoding serine hydrolase: MNGASGFPPAPLFAAVLALALTGACAQTPAPRAADDAAAGAAEQYRYYPGPGDDWKRLTPEEAAMDAASLEEAIAYAIENETRWPTSLRQALQQTFGDQPHSEIIGPVKDRGGPNGLIVRGGYIVAEWGETDRVDMTFSVTKSFLATVAGVALDVGLIRSVHDPVRQYVSDGGFDPPRNHEITWHMLLNQTSEWEGTLWGKPDSADRREGRDRVLRKPGTFWEYNDVRVNRTALALLQVWRRPLPRVLKAEVMDPIGASDRWEWHGYQNSFVMIDGEPMQSVSGGGHWGGGLWMSARDMARFGYLYLRGGRWRDRQVLSREWVRMATTPTPLKPTYGYMWWLNTGRALYPSAPESSFFARGAGANIIWVDPEHDLVAVVRWIDPEAVDGFIARVLASIRKPASSG; the protein is encoded by the coding sequence ATGAACGGCGCGTCGGGCTTCCCGCCCGCGCCCCTCTTCGCCGCCGTCCTCGCCCTCGCACTGACCGGCGCGTGCGCCCAGACGCCCGCGCCCCGAGCGGCCGACGATGCAGCGGCCGGGGCCGCAGAGCAGTACCGCTACTACCCTGGCCCGGGCGACGACTGGAAGCGGCTCACGCCGGAAGAGGCGGCGATGGACGCCGCCTCGCTCGAGGAGGCGATCGCCTACGCCATCGAGAACGAGACGCGCTGGCCGACCAGTCTCCGCCAGGCGCTCCAACAGACGTTCGGCGACCAGCCGCACAGCGAGATCATCGGGCCCGTCAAGGACCGCGGCGGACCGAACGGCCTGATCGTGCGAGGCGGCTACATCGTCGCCGAGTGGGGCGAGACGGACCGCGTGGACATGACGTTCAGCGTGACCAAGAGCTTCCTCGCGACGGTCGCCGGCGTCGCGCTCGACGTCGGCCTCATCCGCAGCGTGCACGACCCCGTGCGCCAGTACGTGAGCGACGGTGGCTTCGACCCGCCGCGCAACCACGAGATCACGTGGCACATGCTACTCAACCAGACCAGCGAGTGGGAAGGCACGCTGTGGGGCAAGCCGGACTCGGCGGATCGGCGCGAGGGCCGCGACCGTGTGCTGCGCAAGCCGGGCACGTTCTGGGAGTACAACGACGTACGCGTGAACCGCACCGCGCTCGCGCTCCTGCAGGTCTGGCGGCGGCCGTTGCCGCGGGTGCTCAAGGCCGAGGTGATGGACCCCATCGGCGCGTCCGACCGCTGGGAGTGGCACGGCTACCAGAACTCGTTCGTCATGATCGACGGCGAGCCGATGCAGTCGGTGAGCGGCGGCGGGCACTGGGGCGGCGGGCTCTGGATGAGCGCGCGGGACATGGCGCGCTTCGGCTACCTGTACCTGCGCGGCGGGCGGTGGCGGGACCGGCAGGTGCTCTCCCGCGAGTGGGTGCGCATGGCGACGACGCCCACGCCCCTCAAGCCGACCTACGGCTACATGTGGTGGCTCAACACCGGCCGCGCGCTGTACCCGAGCGCGCCCGAGTCCAGCTTCTTCGCGCGGGGCGCCGGCGCCAACATCATCTGGGTGGACCCCGAGCACGACCTCGTGGCCGTCGTCCGCTGGATCGACCCGGAGGCGGTGGACGGCTTCATCGCGCGGGTGCTGGCCTCCATTCGCAAGCCCGCCTCATCAGGGTGA
- a CDS encoding O-acetyl-ADP-ribose deacetylase, producing MDELQVGSTRLRLIQGDITEQAVDAVVNAANSTLMGGGGVDGAIHRKGGPAILEECKRIRADRYPDGLPAGSAVSTTAGNLPASRVIHTVGPRWRGGHAGEPETLASAYRSSLDVARDEGLRTVAFPSISTGAYGYPVAEAARVALRTCVDWIQSNPGALDEVRFVLFSAADLDTYRAALAELTA from the coding sequence GTGGACGAACTCCAGGTCGGCAGCACCCGGCTCCGCCTGATCCAGGGCGACATCACCGAGCAGGCCGTCGACGCCGTGGTCAACGCGGCGAACTCCACCCTCATGGGCGGCGGCGGCGTGGATGGCGCGATCCATCGCAAGGGCGGGCCCGCCATCCTGGAAGAGTGCAAGCGCATCCGTGCCGACCGGTACCCGGATGGCCTGCCCGCCGGCTCCGCGGTCTCCACGACGGCGGGAAACCTGCCCGCCTCGCGCGTGATCCACACCGTCGGCCCACGCTGGCGGGGCGGCCACGCCGGCGAGCCGGAAACGCTCGCGTCCGCGTATCGCAGCTCGCTCGACGTCGCGCGGGACGAGGGGCTCCGGACCGTCGCGTTCCCTTCCATCAGCACGGGTGCGTACGGCTATCCCGTGGCCGAAGCCGCGCGTGTCGCGCTCCGCACCTGCGTGGATTGGATCCAATCGAATCCCGGCGCACTCGACGAGGTGCGCTTCGTTCTCTTTTCCGCCGCCGATCTCGACACGTATCGCGCCGCACTGGCGGAATTGACGGCGTAG